In Funiculus sociatus GB2-C1, the following proteins share a genomic window:
- a CDS encoding GumC family protein — MTPPIVKRYLIALDQHKLIGLTSFSIIVAASAVVGMQPPPPTLYRATGVLAYNGPIAPFSTTTQTIQQQGKELTAEMLLAENVVKGAAARVKVDPNQIAKNVEVKLPKEDGPNVIQVVYVDNDEKRAGETVEALRQKMVEQSRAINSARLLEIIKSIEARLPKVKQELREAEQELERYVRVEGPAILAAQDGTTLGGITGSEGQQRQIQMTLEGVDTQIRSIQNKLGLTPEQAYTSSALSADPIIGNLRSQIYQTETQLKILQGDLRAEHPQIIQLRQQLQAYEQLLSSRAAEVMGGNGVVAPLPSARIRQDSSLDPARQQLANTLVNLQTQRETLTQQLLASRKTEQQLRAEYVKIPNKQLEQARLQQQVALKQGLFDKMQAALVDARAAEAETVPSLSIAGSPKVLAGEGGSQGLPITMLIGALVGVLVSGGLIFLLAMLDGTFYTVEEVRAALKNRDVPLLGELPFVAILDPQLGETPILLKQDSVYHEYYERFRSNLRRASEKPAKVVLLTSTIAVEGKTVSAYNLGIASACAGKRTLIIETDLRSPSSSKFLKVSPDPAASAEPLRYYAQLSECIRLVPDIENLYIVPTPGPVRNPAAILESSELRRLIEDARGRFDMVILDSPPLTQCNDALILEPYVDGMVLVTRPGFTQESILAEAIDQLSEDELPLLGAIINGVDKPIEVADVTPEEDESEIEQEEELESPTPAREKVPPQVIKR; from the coding sequence ATGACTCCTCCCATTGTCAAACGTTATTTGATTGCTCTCGATCAACATAAATTGATTGGATTAACTAGCTTTTCGATCATTGTAGCTGCCTCGGCTGTAGTGGGTATGCAGCCACCACCACCTACCCTTTACAGGGCTACAGGGGTTCTAGCATATAACGGGCCGATTGCACCGTTTTCGACGACCACGCAAACGATTCAGCAGCAGGGGAAGGAACTGACTGCGGAGATGCTGCTAGCTGAGAATGTTGTCAAAGGGGCAGCAGCGCGAGTGAAGGTCGATCCGAACCAAATTGCTAAAAATGTAGAGGTCAAACTACCCAAGGAAGATGGGCCAAACGTAATTCAAGTTGTTTATGTCGATAATGACGAGAAGCGAGCAGGGGAAACGGTAGAAGCGCTGAGGCAGAAAATGGTGGAGCAGAGCCGTGCGATTAATAGCGCACGGTTACTAGAAATTATTAAATCTATAGAGGCGCGGTTGCCGAAGGTTAAGCAGGAACTCCGGGAAGCTGAACAGGAACTAGAGCGGTATGTCCGAGTTGAAGGTCCAGCGATCTTGGCGGCTCAGGATGGCACTACATTAGGGGGGATTACTGGATCTGAAGGGCAGCAACGTCAGATTCAGATGACGTTGGAGGGGGTGGACACCCAAATTCGTAGCATCCAAAACAAGTTGGGGTTAACGCCAGAGCAAGCTTACACGTCTTCTGCCCTGAGCGCCGATCCGATTATTGGCAACTTGCGATCGCAAATTTATCAAACTGAGACGCAGCTAAAAATTCTCCAGGGGGATTTGCGAGCAGAACACCCACAAATAATTCAGCTCAGACAACAGCTACAAGCCTACGAGCAACTGCTATCGTCAAGAGCAGCTGAAGTAATGGGTGGAAACGGTGTGGTAGCACCTCTACCTAGTGCCAGAATTCGCCAAGACAGCAGCCTCGACCCAGCACGGCAACAGCTGGCCAACACTTTGGTAAATTTACAAACTCAGCGCGAAACCCTCACACAGCAACTCTTGGCTAGCCGCAAAACAGAGCAGCAACTGCGTGCTGAGTATGTGAAAATTCCCAATAAGCAGCTGGAGCAAGCGCGGCTACAACAGCAGGTGGCGCTGAAACAAGGTCTATTTGATAAGATGCAGGCGGCTTTAGTAGATGCTAGGGCAGCAGAAGCTGAGACTGTACCCAGTCTCAGCATTGCCGGATCGCCAAAAGTCCTTGCTGGCGAAGGGGGAAGCCAAGGCTTACCGATAACGATGTTAATAGGAGCTTTGGTGGGCGTGTTGGTCAGCGGTGGCTTGATTTTCCTGCTGGCTATGCTAGATGGTACATTCTACACGGTCGAGGAAGTGCGCGCAGCCTTGAAAAACCGGGATGTGCCGCTGCTGGGCGAATTGCCTTTTGTGGCTATCCTCGATCCGCAGCTGGGCGAAACCCCAATTTTGCTCAAGCAAGATTCTGTTTATCACGAGTATTACGAGCGGTTCCGCAGTAATCTGCGGCGGGCGAGTGAAAAACCAGCCAAAGTGGTGTTGTTGACCAGCACGATCGCTGTTGAAGGTAAAACGGTGAGTGCTTATAATTTGGGAATCGCGTCAGCTTGTGCTGGCAAGCGTACCTTGATTATAGAAACGGATTTGCGATCGCCTTCTAGCTCCAAGTTTCTTAAGGTCTCGCCCGATCCCGCCGCCAGCGCCGAACCTCTCCGCTACTATGCCCAACTAAGCGAGTGCATCCGTTTGGTTCCAGACATTGAGAATCTGTACATCGTACCTACTCCCGGCCCCGTGCGTAACCCTGCGGCTATTCTTGAATCTAGCGAACTTAGACGGCTGATCGAAGATGCGCGGGGTCGTTTTGACATGGTGATTCTCGACTCTCCTCCTCTTACCCAGTGTAATGATGCCCTAATACTAGAACCTTATGTAGATGGCATGGTTCTGGTGACTAGACCAGGATTTACTCAGGAAAGTATCCTAGCAGAGGCAATCGATCAGTTGAGCGAAGACGAACTGCCGCTGTTGGGAGCGATTATCAATGGTGTAGATAAGCCAATTGAGGTTGCAGATGTGACGCCGGAGGAGGATGAAAGCGAGATCGAACAAGAAGAAGAATTAGAGTCTCCTACCCCTGCGCGAGAAAAAGTACCACCCCAGGTTATAAAGCGTTAA
- a CDS encoding polysaccharide biosynthesis/export family protein — MTKIPLRRFTALSLLSLQTSAYTLLGGVFLWTRQASATPVTAHPNAQAQLPQVPVVVPPAPVDPTSPQLPQVPVVVPPAPVDPTSPPPPVGYPTQQPLLEGTPSPQFSRYQLGIGDVINVVVQRPPGAYRLGTGDVVSLLVQRFPDLNVQTAIDLDGNIIVPLLGRVSLKGLTVQQAQEKIRLGLNRFVVDPAVTLSLSTPRPELNFQAQVNQQGDIVVPQVGRVSVQGLTLEEAQEKIRLGFNRFYIDPDVTLTLASARPTQVTISGEVVKPGYYTLGPGSVLTAALLTAGGSTNQADLRSVLVRRSLFDGSIIEQRVDLFTPLANGQALPNLRLQDGDAVIVPRIEVGTEQTYDRTLVSRSTISQQQINIRVLSYAGRGIGNITLANGSNFVDALSALVPNPDNANLREIALIRFDQERGKAVTQKIDGKAALMGDVSQNVPLQNNDVIVVGRSLLGKISYALTTYTAPFRDILQFFLFLRQFGEETTILFGPGGNNSDSGN, encoded by the coding sequence ATGACTAAAATTCCGTTGCGCCGCTTTACAGCCCTCTCCCTACTCAGTCTCCAAACGAGTGCTTACACGCTGTTGGGTGGTGTCTTCCTATGGACTCGACAGGCATCGGCAACACCTGTGACTGCACACCCTAACGCTCAGGCGCAGCTGCCGCAGGTTCCTGTGGTAGTGCCTCCTGCTCCCGTTGATCCCACGAGTCCGCAGCTGCCGCAGGTTCCTGTGGTAGTGCCTCCTGCTCCCGTTGATCCCACGAGTCCGCCACCCCCTGTAGGCTATCCTACCCAGCAACCCCTCTTAGAGGGAACTCCGTCGCCGCAGTTTAGCCGCTACCAGTTAGGGATTGGAGATGTAATTAACGTTGTAGTTCAGCGCCCTCCAGGTGCCTACCGCTTGGGAACAGGAGATGTAGTTAGCCTTTTAGTTCAGCGTTTTCCAGATTTGAATGTTCAAACCGCTATTGATCTAGACGGCAACATAATAGTGCCGCTACTGGGAAGAGTATCGCTCAAAGGTTTAACTGTGCAACAAGCACAAGAAAAAATTCGCTTGGGCTTAAACCGCTTTGTGGTAGATCCGGCTGTGACCCTCTCACTCTCTACGCCTCGTCCGGAATTGAATTTTCAAGCCCAAGTTAATCAACAAGGCGATATTGTAGTGCCGCAAGTGGGAAGGGTGTCAGTACAAGGTCTTACCTTGGAAGAAGCACAAGAAAAAATTCGCTTGGGCTTCAACCGTTTTTATATTGATCCTGATGTAACTTTAACTTTAGCTTCTGCACGTCCAACCCAAGTCACAATTAGCGGCGAGGTAGTGAAACCTGGTTACTACACACTAGGCCCAGGTTCTGTACTGACGGCAGCGTTGCTGACTGCCGGGGGAAGCACTAATCAAGCAGATTTGCGTTCGGTTTTGGTGCGGCGATCGCTCTTTGATGGCTCGATTATTGAGCAAAGGGTTGATTTGTTTACACCACTGGCTAATGGACAGGCTTTACCGAATTTGCGCCTACAGGATGGCGATGCTGTAATTGTACCGAGAATAGAAGTCGGCACCGAGCAAACCTATGACCGCACGCTGGTTTCTCGCTCCACAATATCCCAGCAGCAGATCAACATCCGAGTTTTGAGCTACGCTGGTAGGGGAATTGGGAATATTACCTTGGCTAATGGTAGTAACTTTGTTGATGCTTTAAGCGCACTCGTCCCAAATCCAGACAATGCGAATTTGCGAGAAATCGCCTTGATTCGCTTCGATCAGGAACGCGGCAAAGCTGTCACCCAGAAAATAGACGGGAAAGCAGCTTTAATGGGAGATGTTTCTCAAAATGTCCCCCTCCAGAATAACGATGTTATCGTCGTAGGTCGCAGCCTTTTAGGTAAAATTTCCTATGCTTTAACTACCTATACTGCACCCTTCCGAGATATATTGCAATTTTTCTTGTTTCTAAGGCAATTTGGAGAAGAAACCACTATCCTATTTGGTCCGGGTGGGAACAATTCGGACTCAGGAAATTAG
- a CDS encoding cyanoexosortase B system-associated protein yields the protein MRLPKLLHLPVSQVVLLCFLIVLIAIGAVPSYLSGNWAWVNPPQVTNFKQLKSLRQNGLALPGWQTKQQQVETIGGHKWSIQELQGDEKSQVTLLLLPQISQKDQPEVEWMDVNGFMAREFQYRKLSQTDKNSNRRFQFSWDTDSYRQLPFTVKSSSTSSADAKVEARFFRGWTQQQTFAVLQWYAWPGGGNPAPSTWFWADQMAQLQRHRLPWTAVSILIPMEPLADLETAKPLAESLGQTVQAALMADVLHPANR from the coding sequence ATGAGACTGCCCAAGTTATTGCACCTTCCAGTTTCCCAAGTCGTCTTGCTGTGTTTTCTCATCGTGCTGATTGCAATTGGAGCAGTTCCCAGTTACTTGAGCGGAAATTGGGCTTGGGTAAATCCTCCACAAGTTACCAACTTCAAACAACTCAAAAGCTTACGACAGAATGGGCTAGCGCTTCCCGGATGGCAAACTAAACAACAGCAGGTCGAAACCATTGGCGGCCATAAATGGTCTATTCAGGAACTCCAGGGGGATGAAAAGAGTCAGGTAACTTTACTGCTTTTACCTCAAATCAGTCAAAAGGATCAGCCAGAGGTAGAGTGGATGGATGTTAACGGCTTTATGGCAAGGGAGTTTCAGTATAGGAAGCTTTCGCAAACAGATAAGAATTCTAATCGTCGGTTTCAGTTTAGCTGGGATACAGACTCATACCGCCAGTTGCCGTTTACTGTAAAATCCAGTTCTACGTCGTCAGCAGATGCCAAAGTGGAAGCCCGTTTCTTTCGCGGTTGGACTCAGCAGCAAACCTTCGCTGTTCTACAGTGGTACGCTTGGCCTGGAGGGGGTAACCCTGCACCCAGTACTTGGTTCTGGGCGGATCAAATGGCTCAGTTGCAACGCCACCGCTTGCCTTGGACTGCTGTTAGCATCCTGATTCCAATGGAACCTTTGGCTGACTTAGAAACCGCTAAGCCTCTAGCTGAATCACTCGGTCAAACGGTTCAAGCTGCCTTAATGGCAGACGTTTTACATCCAGCTAATCGCTAA
- the crtB gene encoding cyanoexosortase B, which yields MHIERKNPIAIERYLVETAIIGLLVILYAPLIWYWYDGWLHKNISIEHEYYSHGLIGLPFAAYIIWTQRQQWQQLPDKNNLFGAALLGLGGALYLSRIPDLVNLSFPAVLTGLCLWLKGVPGLKLQSFPLLFIFLATPTQIPYLLAPYTLPLQEFIAGTAGFILNQFGMNVTVEQIYLYVGGRIVEVAPFCAGLKMLFTSLYVAMLLLYWTGAWISRRTTMLLLVGAIAISVSGNIVRNTLLTFFHGTGQDHAFEWLHEGWGGDVYSACMLGLIVLLLNAIEKFIPDEPLKDEA from the coding sequence ATGCACATTGAACGAAAAAATCCCATTGCCATCGAACGCTACTTAGTAGAGACAGCCATCATCGGTCTACTGGTGATATTGTACGCTCCCCTAATCTGGTACTGGTACGATGGCTGGCTGCACAAAAACATCAGCATTGAACATGAATATTACAGCCACGGTCTAATCGGTTTACCTTTCGCCGCCTATATTATCTGGACGCAACGACAGCAGTGGCAACAATTGCCAGACAAAAATAATCTCTTCGGTGCCGCATTGCTGGGATTGGGAGGAGCATTGTATCTCAGTAGGATACCTGACCTGGTAAATTTATCTTTTCCGGCTGTATTAACCGGGCTTTGCCTGTGGCTGAAAGGAGTACCAGGCTTGAAACTTCAAAGTTTCCCACTGTTGTTCATCTTTCTAGCAACACCAACCCAAATTCCCTACCTGCTTGCTCCCTATACCTTGCCCTTACAGGAATTTATTGCTGGGACAGCTGGCTTTATTCTGAATCAATTTGGGATGAATGTCACCGTCGAGCAAATTTACTTGTACGTCGGTGGACGAATTGTGGAAGTTGCGCCTTTTTGTGCGGGGCTTAAGATGTTGTTCACCAGTCTTTATGTAGCTATGTTGTTGCTGTACTGGACTGGTGCATGGATTTCTCGCCGGACGACAATGTTGTTGTTAGTTGGTGCGATCGCCATCAGCGTCAGTGGTAATATCGTCCGCAATACCCTGCTGACTTTCTTTCATGGCACAGGTCAAGACCACGCTTTTGAGTGGCTGCACGAAGGGTGGGGCGGTGACGTTTATTCTGCCTGTATGTTGGGTTTAATCGTGCTTCTACTAAATGCCATCGAAAAATTTATCCCAGATGAACCTCTCAAGGATGAAGCATGA
- a CDS encoding DegT/DnrJ/EryC1/StrS family aminotransferase, which yields MNITTTTIPFVDLQLQHQPIQTQMEEAVRGVIQRGDFILGKAVAEFEAAFASHSGVSYGIGVASGTDAIALGLEACGIGTGDEVILPTNTFIATLIGVIRAGAKPILVDCDPQTALIDLKAAEKAITPQTKAIIPVHLYGQMVSPRQLLDFADAHNLIVFEDAAQAHLAEREGYRGGSVGKAAAFSFYPSKNLGALGDGGMVITNDEAVAQKMRSLRNYGSPRKYYHTEPGTNSRLDTLQAAVLNIKLPHLADWNSSRNQAAAKYDTLLEPLRSMGIFPMQNQSGKGHIYHLYVVRITEPCPLDRQTIQDKLAAIGIQTGIHYPIPCHLQPAFENLGYRMGDFPQAETLAQEILSLPMYPGISDTQIHQVVDALHSLCV from the coding sequence ATGAACATTACAACTACAACAATTCCCTTTGTGGATCTTCAGCTTCAGCACCAGCCAATTCAAACTCAGATGGAAGAGGCAGTGCGGGGTGTAATCCAGCGGGGAGATTTTATACTAGGTAAGGCTGTAGCTGAGTTTGAGGCGGCGTTTGCGTCACACAGCGGAGTATCTTATGGTATTGGGGTAGCTTCGGGAACAGATGCGATCGCTCTCGGATTAGAAGCCTGTGGCATTGGTACTGGTGACGAAGTAATCTTACCTACCAACACCTTCATCGCCACCTTGATTGGCGTTATCCGCGCTGGTGCCAAACCGATTTTAGTTGATTGCGACCCCCAAACCGCCTTAATTGACCTCAAAGCCGCAGAAAAAGCCATTACTCCCCAAACCAAGGCAATAATTCCTGTACATCTCTACGGACAAATGGTATCGCCGCGCCAATTGCTAGACTTTGCCGATGCCCATAACCTAATCGTATTTGAAGACGCAGCCCAAGCACACCTAGCTGAAAGAGAAGGTTATCGCGGTGGTTCCGTTGGCAAAGCAGCAGCCTTTAGCTTCTACCCCAGTAAAAACTTAGGCGCATTGGGGGATGGAGGCATGGTTATTACTAACGATGAAGCAGTGGCGCAGAAAATGCGAAGTCTCCGCAACTACGGTTCCCCCCGCAAATATTATCACACCGAACCGGGAACCAATAGCCGGCTCGATACCCTACAAGCAGCCGTACTCAACATCAAACTCCCCCATCTTGCCGACTGGAACTCCTCACGCAACCAAGCTGCTGCCAAATACGACACCTTACTGGAACCACTGCGTAGCATGGGAATTTTCCCCATGCAAAACCAAAGCGGCAAAGGTCACATTTATCACCTTTACGTCGTCCGGATTACCGAACCCTGCCCCCTCGACAGGCAAACCATCCAAGACAAACTAGCAGCCATCGGCATTCAAACTGGAATCCACTACCCCATACCCTGCCATCTTCAACCAGCCTTTGAGAATTTGGGTTATCGCATGGGAGACTTCCCCCAAGCCGAAACCCTAGCCCAAGAAATTTTATCCTTACCCATGTATCCCGGCATAAGCGACACCCAAATCCATCAAGTCGTTGATGCCTTGCACAGCCTCTGTGTTTAG
- the hpsE gene encoding hormogonium polysaccharide biosynthesis glycosyltransferase HpsE: MLVDFTVAIPTYNGETRLPEVLDRLRSQTHTQNFIWEILVIDNNSTDNTAKVVKDYQSNWIEVFPLKYCFEPRQGLAFARQRAVQEAKGTFVGFLDDDNLPTPTWVWGAYNFGRDRPKVGGYGSRIYGEFEITPPENFERIAPLLAVTDRGANALLYEPHKKLLPPGAGLVVRRQAWLENVPQEFILHGRIGDSMLAGEDLEALLHIQQAGWEIWYNPQMCLYHRIPHWRLEKEYLIKLCRGIGLSRHRTRMLSVKPWQRPLAFFAYMLNDIRKILFHSIKYKMAIKDDLIAACQMELLTNSLISPFYIWKISLNTSKINID, encoded by the coding sequence ATGTTAGTTGATTTTACAGTCGCCATCCCGACCTATAACGGGGAAACCCGCTTACCGGAAGTTCTGGACAGATTGCGATCGCAAACTCACACCCAGAACTTTATCTGGGAAATTCTGGTTATTGACAATAACAGCACTGACAATACAGCAAAAGTCGTTAAAGACTACCAATCCAACTGGATAGAAGTTTTTCCTTTGAAGTATTGTTTTGAACCCCGCCAAGGATTAGCTTTTGCCCGCCAACGTGCAGTCCAAGAAGCCAAAGGCACATTTGTTGGGTTTCTGGATGACGATAACTTACCGACACCGACATGGGTTTGGGGAGCCTACAATTTTGGGCGTGATCGCCCGAAAGTTGGCGGTTATGGCAGCCGCATTTATGGCGAATTTGAAATTACACCCCCAGAAAACTTTGAGAGAATTGCGCCACTACTGGCAGTAACTGACAGAGGTGCAAATGCTCTGCTATACGAACCACACAAAAAGTTATTGCCGCCTGGGGCTGGATTAGTTGTACGTCGCCAAGCTTGGCTGGAAAATGTTCCCCAGGAGTTTATTCTTCATGGGCGAATTGGAGATAGTATGCTTGCCGGAGAAGATTTGGAAGCGCTGTTACATATTCAACAAGCTGGATGGGAAATTTGGTATAACCCCCAAATGTGTCTTTACCATCGCATACCTCACTGGCGTTTAGAGAAAGAATATCTCATCAAACTATGTCGCGGCATTGGTTTGAGTCGCCACCGGACTCGGATGCTCAGCGTTAAACCTTGGCAAAGACCTCTAGCTTTTTTTGCCTATATGCTTAACGATATTCGTAAAATATTATTCCATTCAATAAAATACAAAATGGCAATAAAAGACGATCTTATAGCAGCTTGTCAGATGGAGCTTCTTACTAATAGTCTAATTAGCCCTTTTTATATTTGGAAAATATCTTTAAATACCTCGAAAATAAATATTGATTAA
- a CDS encoding Uma2 family endonuclease, producing the protein MNAITLNIPHLTSEGFVELCQANQDLRMERAATGEVIFMPPTTPWTGKRNGDLYGELWLWNRETGLGVTFESSTGFTLLNGAVKSPDASWVSNERWEALTEEEQREFSHLSPDFVVELRSSSDSLKKLQEKMQEYIDNGVRLGWLIDPKTKQVEIYRPGQNVQVFHSPTTVSGEDVLPGFELNLNKVW; encoded by the coding sequence ATGAACGCCATCACGCTGAATATTCCCCACCTGACATCTGAGGGGTTTGTTGAACTTTGTCAAGCGAATCAAGACTTGCGAATGGAACGCGCAGCTACTGGAGAAGTCATTTTCATGCCCCCAACAACTCCCTGGACAGGCAAGCGGAACGGCGACCTTTATGGCGAACTTTGGCTGTGGAATCGAGAGACGGGCTTGGGTGTAACTTTTGAGTCCTCAACCGGGTTTACCCTGCTTAATGGAGCTGTCAAGTCGCCGGATGCCAGCTGGGTGAGTAATGAGCGGTGGGAAGCTCTGACTGAAGAGGAGCAGCGAGAGTTTTCCCACCTTTCCCCTGATTTTGTGGTGGAATTGCGCTCTAGTAGTGATTCTCTCAAAAAGCTGCAAGAAAAGATGCAGGAATATATTGACAACGGCGTTCGCTTAGGATGGCTGATTGACCCGAAAACTAAGCAAGTGGAAATTTATCGTCCAGGGCAAAATGTACAGGTGTTCCACTCTCCCACAACTGTATCTGGCGAGGATGTGTTGCCAGGATTTGAGTTGAATTTGAATAAAGTTTGGTGA
- the uvrB gene encoding excinuclease ABC subunit UvrB has translation MAQFCLEAPFKPTGDQPQAIAQLTQGVQRGDRFQTLLGATGTGKTFSVAAVIDKVAKPTLVLAHNKTLAAQLCNELREFFPHNAVEYFVSYYDYYQPEAYIPVTDTYIEKSAAINDEIDMLRHSATRSLFERRDVIVVASISCIYGLGIPSEYLKAAIPLKMGMEVNQRELLRDLASVQYSRNDMEIGRGRFRVRGDVLEIGPAYEDRIIRVEFFGDEIDAIRYVDPVTGEILQSMDALNVYPARHFVTPEDRLEAACNDIEQELKDRLEELEKAGKLLEAQRLDQRTRYDLEMLREVGYCNGVENYSRHLAGRRAGEPPESLIDYFPKDWLLVVDESHVSVPQIRGMYNGDQARKKVLIEHGFRLPSAADNRPLKSEEFWEKVNQCIFVSATPGNWEMEQSEDRVVQQVIRPTGVLDPEIFVRPTEGQIDDLLGEIKDRIDKRERVLVTTLTKRMAEDLTEYLQDRGIRVRYLHSEINSIERIEILQDLREGKFDVLIGVNLLREGLDLPEVSLVAILDADKEGFLRAERSLIQTIGRAARHVRGQAILYADNFTDSMMKAIDETDRRRGIQSAYNRMHNITPQPIIKKVNNSILAYLDVSRRLNSQQLEEIYEQADDLPLENIPELITQLEAQMKDAAKNLQFEEAAKYRDRIKHLRDKLLGH, from the coding sequence ATGGCGCAATTTTGTCTGGAAGCTCCCTTTAAACCGACAGGCGATCAGCCGCAAGCGATCGCGCAACTGACTCAAGGCGTACAAAGAGGCGATCGCTTCCAAACCCTACTGGGAGCGACGGGAACCGGAAAAACATTCTCAGTAGCAGCGGTTATTGACAAAGTAGCCAAGCCAACGCTAGTGCTGGCGCACAACAAAACCTTAGCCGCACAACTGTGTAATGAGTTGCGGGAATTCTTTCCCCATAACGCGGTGGAGTATTTCGTCAGTTACTACGACTACTATCAGCCAGAAGCATATATTCCCGTAACCGACACATATATAGAGAAGAGTGCGGCGATCAACGACGAGATTGATATGCTGCGACATTCGGCGACGCGATCGCTTTTTGAACGCCGAGATGTTATCGTCGTTGCTTCCATCAGCTGTATTTATGGTTTGGGGATTCCCTCGGAATACCTGAAAGCCGCGATTCCCCTAAAAATGGGAATGGAAGTCAATCAACGCGAGTTGTTGCGAGACTTAGCCTCAGTGCAATACAGTCGCAACGACATGGAAATCGGACGAGGACGTTTCCGCGTTCGGGGTGATGTCTTGGAAATTGGCCCCGCTTACGAAGACCGAATTATCCGGGTAGAATTTTTTGGGGATGAGATTGATGCGATTCGCTACGTTGACCCGGTGACAGGCGAAATTCTTCAGAGCATGGATGCTTTGAATGTATATCCAGCGCGTCACTTTGTCACCCCAGAAGACAGACTCGAAGCAGCTTGCAACGATATTGAACAAGAACTCAAGGATCGGCTGGAAGAATTAGAAAAAGCCGGGAAATTACTAGAGGCGCAACGATTAGATCAGCGCACTCGCTACGATTTGGAAATGTTACGGGAAGTAGGATATTGCAACGGCGTTGAGAACTACTCCCGACATTTAGCAGGTCGTCGTGCGGGAGAACCGCCAGAGTCTTTGATTGATTATTTTCCCAAAGACTGGCTGTTGGTGGTGGATGAATCTCACGTTAGCGTCCCGCAAATCCGGGGGATGTACAATGGCGACCAAGCACGAAAAAAGGTGCTGATTGAGCATGGTTTTCGCCTCCCCAGCGCTGCTGATAACCGTCCCCTGAAGTCAGAGGAGTTCTGGGAGAAGGTGAATCAGTGTATTTTTGTTTCTGCGACTCCCGGTAACTGGGAGATGGAACAGTCAGAGGATCGGGTAGTACAACAGGTGATCCGTCCGACTGGCGTACTCGATCCAGAAATTTTTGTGCGTCCAACGGAAGGACAAATTGACGATTTGCTGGGTGAGATTAAAGATCGGATTGACAAGCGCGAACGGGTGTTAGTCACCACTTTAACTAAGCGGATGGCGGAAGATTTGACGGAGTATCTGCAAGATCGGGGGATTCGGGTAAGATATTTGCACTCGGAGATTAACTCAATTGAGCGGATCGAAATCTTGCAGGATTTGCGAGAGGGTAAGTTTGATGTGCTGATTGGGGTTAACTTGCTGCGAGAGGGTTTGGATTTGCCAGAAGTCTCTCTGGTAGCGATTTTGGATGCTGATAAAGAGGGTTTCTTACGCGCAGAGCGATCGCTTATTCAAACTATTGGTCGTGCGGCGCGTCACGTCCGGGGTCAAGCTATTCTCTATGCTGATAATTTCACCGATAGCATGATGAAAGCCATTGACGAAACTGATCGGCGGCGGGGAATTCAGAGTGCGTACAATCGAATGCACAATATTACACCCCAACCGATTATCAAAAAAGTCAATAACTCAATTCTGGCTTACCTAGATGTCTCGCGGCGGCTGAATTCTCAACAGTTGGAAGAAATTTACGAACAGGCGGACGATTTGCCTTTAGAGAATATTCCAGAGTTGATTACTCAACTGGAAGCACAGATGAAAGATGCGGCAAAAAATTTGCAATTTGAGGAAGCGGCGAAATATCGCGATCGCATCAAGCATCTGCGAGATAAACTGCTAGGTCATTAA
- a CDS encoding CsbD family protein, with the protein MSVEDRAKATGKNIEGKAQEALGNITGDPEDKAEGKSKQAEAEVRHTGEDLKDKAKDLIDRA; encoded by the coding sequence ATGAGTGTAGAAGATAGAGCAAAAGCAACTGGCAAAAATATTGAAGGGAAAGCCCAAGAAGCACTAGGCAATATCACTGGCGATCCAGAAGATAAAGCCGAAGGTAAATCTAAGCAAGCTGAGGCTGAAGTTCGCCACACTGGTGAAGACCTCAAAGATAAAGCTAAAGATCTGATCGACCGGGCGTAA
- a CDS encoding DUF2283 domain-containing protein, with amino-acid sequence MKLTYDPRYNIAYIYLQEKIVQVETIQVSDEMNVDIAPDGTIYGIELLNANQQLGADNQGKLIVVNEALGESSEIKLAL; translated from the coding sequence ATGAAACTTACTTACGATCCAAGATACAACATTGCTTATATCTACCTACAAGAAAAAATAGTACAGGTAGAAACCATCCAGGTAAGTGATGAAATGAATGTGGATATAGCGCCAGACGGCACTATTTATGGAATTGAACTACTTAATGCAAATCAACAATTAGGAGCCGATAATCAGGGAAAGTTGATTGTAGTAAATGAAGCTTTGGGAGAATCTTCCGAGATTAAACTGGCACTATGA